A window of Sinimarinibacterium sp. NLF-5-8 genomic DNA:
TGCCGGCGTCCAGATCGGTGCCAATACCCGTATTGGCCCGCATGTGGTGCTGCGCGGGCCGATGACCATTGGCCGCGATAACCGTATTTTTCAATTTTGTTCGCTGGGCGAAATCTCCCAGGACAAAACCGCAAAATATGACGATGCCACCCGGGTGGAAATCGGCAACGGCAACACCATCCGCGAATATGTCACCATCCAGCGCGGCACGCTCAAACAAAGCGGCCTGACCAGCGTGGGCGACAACAACTGGATCATGGCGATGGTGCACATTGCCCACGACTGTCATGTACACAACAACACCGTGCTTGCCAACGGCGTGACCTTGGCCGGGCACGTCACCATCGAGGATTTTGCCGGTCTGGGCGGCTACACCCTGGTGCACCAGTTTTGCCGGATTGGCGCGCATGTATACACCGGCGGCGGCACCCTGATTCGCAAGGATGTGCCGCCGTTCGTCATGGCCGAAGGCGCTGAAGGGCGCGCGCGCGGCCTGAATAGTGAGGGGCTGAAACGCCGTGGTTTTTCGGCAGAAGACATCGCCGCAATCAAGGATGCGTATAAATTGATCTATCTGTCGGGCGAGGAAATGGCCACGGTCAAGCGCAAGCTGGCGCAGATGGCTCAAACATCGGCGGCAGTTGCCCAGATGCACCACTTTATTGAAAACTCCAAGCGCGCCATC
This region includes:
- the lpxA gene encoding acyl-ACP--UDP-N-acetylglucosamine O-acyltransferase; the protein is MSTIHSTAIVDPKAELDSSVEVGPYSIIDAGVQIGANTRIGPHVVLRGPMTIGRDNRIFQFCSLGEISQDKTAKYDDATRVEIGNGNTIREYVTIQRGTLKQSGLTSVGDNNWIMAMVHIAHDCHVHNNTVLANGVTLAGHVTIEDFAGLGGYTLVHQFCRIGAHVYTGGGTLIRKDVPPFVMAEGAEGRARGLNSEGLKRRGFSAEDIAAIKDAYKLIYLSGEEMATVKRKLAQMAQTSAAVAQMHHFIENSKRAIQR